Sequence from the Thunnus maccoyii chromosome 22, fThuMac1.1, whole genome shotgun sequence genome:
ttgGTAGGCACGTTTTCTCCCTGTGCTGCAAATCACAACTTTGCTAGCAGAGTgtaatgttataaataaattgagaggctacaaatggacaaaaaaaaaaaaaaaaaaaagctgtagaGGAATTATTtgacaaaaagtaaaatttcTCACAGATCAAGAGGCAGAGCGGTGTGATCTCCATCCTGTCTGGATGCTGTCTCTGTTCCTTTGAATCACTTTCAGCCAGACATCTACCCACATCCTGAATTCACACTGGAAGTCAAACCTCTGcagaaaagcagaacaaaaacacacacaaattaaccCAGAAATGACACAtatacagtgcattcagaaagtattcagacaaCTTCACTTTTTATTATGTCGCAGCCTTATGCTAAAATggtttaaattagtttttccCATCAATCTACACTCAGTGCCCCATtatgacaaagcaaaaacaggattttagacatttttgcaaacatattaaaaaggaaaatctgaaatatcacattgacaaaagtattcagatcatttactcaGTACTTGAAGCACCTTTGGCAGCGTTTACAGCCTCAAGTCTTCTTGGGTATGACGCAACAAGCTTTGTACACCTGGATTTAGGGATTTTCTGCCATTCTTCTCCGCAGATCCTCTCAGGCTCTGTCAGGTTGGGTTGGGACCGTCGGTGGACAGCCATTTTCAGGTCTCTCCAGAGATGTTCGATTGGGTTCAGGTCAGGGCTCTAGCTGGGCCGTTCAAGGACATTCACAGAGTTGTCCCTAAGCTACTCCTGTGTTGTCTTGGCTGTGTGCTtagggtcattgtcctgttggaAGGTGAACCTTCGGCCCACTCTGAGGTCATGAGCACTCTGGACCAGGTTTTCATTAAGGTTATCTATGTACTTTGCTCTGTCAGCTTTCCCTCAACCCTGACCAGTCCCCCAGCCCCTGTCACTGAAAAACACCCCACAGCATGATGCTGTCACCACCATGCGTCACTGTTAGGATGGTATTGAGCACGTGATGAGCAATGCCTAGTTTCCTCCAGACATGACACTTAGATGTCAGGTCTGAACAAACAGTTCAATCTCGGTGTCATCAGACCAGAGAATCTTGTTTCTCACAGTCTGAGAGTCCTTAAGGTTCTTATTTGCAAACTCTAAGCGGGCTTTCCTGTGTCTTTCACTGAGGAGAGGCTTCTGTCGGGCCACTCTGCCATAAAGCCCAGATTGGTGGAGTGTTGCAGTGATGGTTGTCCTTCTGCAAGTTTCTCCCATCTCCACACAGGATCTCTGGAGCTCAGCCAGAGTGACCATCAGGTTCTTGGTCACCTCTCTTACCAAGGCCCTTCTCCCCCAATTGCTCAGTTTGGCTGGGTGGCCAGCTCAAGGAAGCATCCTGGTTGTTCCAAACTTCCTCcatttaaccctcctgttgtcctcgggtcaacAGGAGGAGCCTCTGATGAGTAAATCAAATCCAGCTGAGAGTCATCTGAACGCTTCAATGGAAGAGATACAACTGaaggaaatctgaccttttgtacaaaggAGTTAGGTTGGTAAATGCCACAAATTTGCTTAAATTTGATTGCTGACCTAGAAATAGTgcagaatcttaaatatttcttcttcattttacatgAATTCTCAAACTTTCTAATGCAACCCAATACAACACCTCTGCCATGAATTCttcttttacaaagcttatacattttcagtttttgttgacattgtcagaaaggtggaAATGGAATGATACTTATGTTTAGGGATCTTCTTATCACATACAGTAGAGCTTTTACCAAGTAGTTTTAATATATCCAAATTTTAAgtgataaaagaagaaaaatgctAAATGCAAGGCTCTGACAAATTACCTGTTCGCTGTTTAGGTTTGGGGATGGAGGATCTGGTAGTGTGTCTGGAGCTGTACACCTGATGTTCGCGTTGGAATCAGTAAACCAAACATGATGACGAAtgatcaattaaattaaaatcaattaaattataGTTTCTTATGTTTAAAATTTGGCCACTTCACCATCATGCCCCAGTTATGTTGCACTGCATTCTAGTAACACGTCAGTATATACCAGGAAAAACAGCGACAGTGATAGATTTGCAATAGatttattgcatatttttagCCACAGAACACAACAAAGAACAATTTCACTCAGCAGCCAAACCACCAGAGTTTCAAATCACActacaaaatatgcaaaatatagtCATTCCTTACTCCGTCCCACATCAAAATCTTAAATTTCTAAAATTTACCAGAACAGATAGTGCTACTTATTTTGTATGTAGATAATGTTTCTAAGAATCTTTAgtcattttacattattttcagtttaaattgGACGTGTTTTTAGTACAAACGTTGGCCTATTTGTGGGTTTTTAAGTGGGACATCTCTTTGTTTCCACTTCTGAGAATTGAGACTCATCTAGTTTCAGCACAGATAATCTAACCACGATCTACCCACACAGAAAGCCTGAAAAGGCTGATTCAATAAATCTCTGGCACTAAATGCACTGTATTGTAACATTTATATGAGAATGTGAGAAAAGAATAAACTGCTAAAAGGCAATTTTACAGTAGTTATCTGTTTCTGTTAAAACGATGCCTTTCCAATTTAGTTTTGACCTTTTCAGATTAGTTCCACAATTGCACGTACTTTCATGTTTTGAGTAAATTCTCTTTCAGTCATTTCCTgcaaagttgacattttgttgaTTCGGGGTTTCCActggaaagagaggaaatgtcaaaaggaaaaaaaaaacaaagaacaacagtAGGCACCTGGACTAAAACTTCACACCTCAAACACTTTGCAAGATGAAAACAACTTTGACAACTGTGTATACCCCAAACCACGAACTGtctctaaaaacaaacactccTCTCACAACCCCTCCGTTTCCTTTTCgcacacaacaacagcagcagcagcagcagcagattgcAACCAGCTGATAactcttcccctccctctccccttccaaACATGTAGAAGAACCTGTGGTGGTCGTTTTGGGCTACTGTATATACATGGAGGTGCAATATGGCAgactctgtggaagaggacccgctccctatgtagatataaagggctcattctaaggtaacaaaaacacaacagttcttagtttcaggtgattatgcactaattaaaatatacttatgaatatttatattcCATTTTTGCCAATATTTTTGCCAATAGATCctcctaaatcttacacactggtcctttacaTGGCACAATCAAAAACTTTGGttcaacagccaatcacagatgtttgtaaagcagaaaaaaacatgagaaagtTTACTTTTAGTCTCACATTATCGTTATTTATGCCTGAATTTATATCTTGTACTTGCATTGCTTAAATCAAAATTTTTTTTGGATGAAATAAGGTTGATGTTGCAGATCTAGCTtagattttttttgaaaaaagtgttttgtttcttgctccttcagttggatgttgttctcttctctgtgcagaatgatgtatgtgcagagtttgttttcacattcatctgctgaaggagaaaagtttctctagtttggagccaatcctggtccagtatgcaacttatacaagtgtgacgcgggaacttgaagcctccagtgcacaaacactgagaatggacttcagCGATGCAGGAGATCTTGTGTCGccaactttgaaaaaaaaaaatacttttatgtgtcttaaaacatgtctggagggggtcTTTAAAGATTGCAGgacacaacaaaatatgatttatatttaatcaGGATTCAGTGGTCAGTAGTTGTAAGGTGTTCAGCATGTCTAAGAGAACATAAGCATTTGTAAACTCTTTTTGGATGATCACTACAGTCTTGAACTGTTGAATCTGCTGCTGTCAAGTATCAAATATGGCAGATAATTAAACTCAATATTGCTGGTCAGATTGAATGTCCAGAACATCCTGCAGTGCAGCATCACATGATGCAGAACTGCTTTACCAGTTTGTAGGACTACACAACTATTTCCATAATGATGTCATTGCTTCCTCTTCTGTCTGGCTCCGGACGAGCTGCTGCTGTGAGCAGAAGGAGATAAACAACATCAGTGGCTACGTTTatattaaagttattattaatCATCAGTAATAATCAGTGAAGGTTTTACTCAGATTaagatgtttcttttaaaaccatttcaatcTGTTTCAGAGCAAAGTTCTTACCTCTGTTCCTGTCTCTGTACATGAGTCCCAATAAGATGGTGGACAGCAAGTAAGGTATTCCCACCCCCAGGTGACACACAAGTCTGGAGACAGAAACTGAACACGAAGCTGCATCCGGAGCTGGAGATGAAGGTGGAAGAGAAGCTGTGAAGAGAAATAAATTTAACGATGCGATAAAGAACTGTCCCAgtaagtaaaataaagaaactcTCGCATTTCATCATTGTTGTTCTCATATGTGCAGTATTTTTGCTAGCATTAGTCAGCTTTAAGGAAACCATTTATCTCACCTTCAACAGCCAGCCAGCTGCCTATTGATTCTACACCTGAAGAGGAGCTGCACATGTAGAGACCTTCATCAGTTTTGGAAACATGCTGGATAGTCATCTCTCCTGTTGAACTCTTTCCAATGGGGCGGCCATCTTTATAGAAGATAAACTTGGGGTTGGGGCTGCTCTCACCTTTGCAGCCCAGAATCACAGCAGCTCCCTCTGACACTGGCATAGCAGGACTCTCCAGGATCACAGTACGATCTTAAGAAAAGAACTTTGCAACTTAAAAATTGTGATTTTACATCAGAATCACATCCAACATACTACATATTTGTTATAATAGTTGGATTTACAGTCTAAAATAACTTCAAAACTAATAGCAGATAAAATGTGACATTCTATTTTTTCATCTTGAGATTTCAATCAAGGGTTCACTTACTTCAAATACAACATTCAATCTGAAACAAAACTCTTAAGTTTCAATAAGCATAAAAAATGATAAGCAACTTTAACGAAATCTGTACATTGTTTGGCTGTTGCCATTTGCCACCATTCAAATGTCGACTGCAACTTTCTAAAGCAGTAAATTATGTAGTTTTCAGTGCTCcagagccggaggaagcttcctgaagctggccaatcagatcAGAGGAGGAGCTAAAACGggctgtttcagacagaagctgaactaaggggctgcaagttttttgaactgtaaatcatgcaaagatattccagtagagccccagaatataaatataaattaaataaaatctgtttttcctgttttttagGCTTTATATCTTATATTACAGTTGTACATATTTTGTCACTAACATACATAACATTGGCATATATTTTCTTTCAGAACGAGAAATCAACTCCTGACCAAAACTATCTAATAAATTCCCCATAAGTGCTGATAGTGTGCAGGATtccatttattgttttgttttaatctctTTCACTCTTGCATATTTTCTTTGAAACATAGCAGCAGTGTCACAAAGCTCCTGTCAGCTCCACAAATGTCCTTGTAAGATCTTGAAATGAAGCTTCTGATGAAGTTCAACTTTGTGATTTAAAACTTGTCAGACATGGATTCTGATGTAAAATTTGTAAATGCGGTTTTAAGTTGAACTCAAGCCAGCATGAAAGTAAACATCACCACTTGTTTTAAGTGTTGTGTGCAGTACCAGTGGTGGTGATGTTGACGCCGCTGCTCTGCTCCCCGTCTGGAGACTCACACCAGTAAACCCCGGTATCGGTTGGGTAGATGTTTCTGATGATGCAGATCGAGCCAGAGGAGGTGAAGCCCCAGCCGGAGGAGCAGGTTCTGACTCCGCCGTCCAGCGTTTTCCTCTTCACCTTCCAGCCGGTGGAGTTGAGCTGATCCTCGCAGCTCAGAGAGACGGTGTTGTACCTGAAGAACTGAGACCTGTCAGGGCTGACCTGCAGGTAGACTGcagggatggaggaggaagggatAAAACTAAGggaaactgaaagaaaaggagggaaggagaaaagaagagaagacaaATAACAGgtggaaagaaggaaagaaagaagcaaaCATAGAAGTGATGAGAATGGGCATTAGGGAGATGAAAATAAGGAAGAAAATagtaagaaaagaaaggaagaaagtaaaataagtaaggaaaga
This genomic interval carries:
- the LOC121889723 gene encoding Fc receptor-like protein 5 isoform X2 produces the protein MQLTPFCLMMFSLSFIPSSSIPAVYLQVSPDRSQFFRYNTVSLSCEDQLNSTGWKVKRKTLDGGVRTCSSGWGFTSSGSICIIRNIYPTDTGVYWCESPDGEQSSGVNITTTDRTVILESPAMPVSEGAAVILGCKGESSPNPKFIFYKDGRPIGKSSTGEMTIQHVSKTDEGLYMCSSSSGVESIGSWLAVEASLPPSSPAPDAASCSVSVSRLVCHLGVGIPYLLSTILLGLMYRDRNRAARPEPDRRGSNDIIMEIVV
- the LOC121889723 gene encoding Fc receptor-like protein 5 isoform X1, whose protein sequence is MQLTPFCLMMFSLSFIPSSSIPAVYLQVSPDRSQFFRYNTVSLSCEDQLNSTGWKVKRKTLDGGVRTCSSGWGFTSSGSICIIRNIYPTDTGVYWCESPDGEQSSGVNITTTDRTVILESPAMPVSEGAAVILGCKGESSPNPKFIFYKDGRPIGKSSTGEMTIQHVSKTDEGLYMCSSSSGVESIGSWLAVEASLPPSSPAPDAASCSVSVSRLVCHLGVGIPYLLSTILLGLMYRDRNRAAARPEPDRRGSNDIIMEIVV